The segment GCGCAGGGTGCTGCGGACGGTGACCCGGCCGGAGACGCCCTCGACGATGCGCATGACGTCGGGGGCGGTGTCGCGCTGCGGCATGAAGTCGGTGACCTTGACGGTGCCGTCGTCGGTCTCCCAGAGGGATTCGAGGACCAGCGATCCGTCGGCGTAGGCCCGCCGGGAGCACCGCTCGCCGTCGGCGGCGCCGGCCGGGGCGATCGTCCAGTGGCCGTTCTCCTCGTCGCCGAGGAGGGCGGCGAAGCAGGCGGCGGAGTCGAAGCGGGGCAGGCACAGCCAGTCGATGGACCCGTCGCGGCCGACCAGTGCGCTGGTCATGAGGTCGCCGATGAGTGCGTAGTCTTCGATGGGTTGTGTCATTTCTCCGCTGTTCCCCCGATGGCCCCGGGTCAATCAGCCCACCGGAACACGGGGCGGGGCGGGCCGCCCCCGCGGGAGCGGCGGGGACGGCCGGGTGGTCAGCTCCGCACGAGGAGGGTGACCGCGGCGAGGGCCACGCCGAGGGCGAGGGCCGCCGCGCCGAGCGCCGGGCGGGGGGTGCGCAGCGCCGGGAGCGGCAGGAGGCGGTCCAGGGCGAGGCGGCCGGGGCCGGTGAGGGTGAGGGCGGCCGCGGCGGCCGCGAGGAGCAGCTCGTACTCCATGCCCTTGGGGGCGAAGAAGGCGCCGGCGCCGTGGACGGCGAGGGCGTTGATCATCGTGCCGGTGACGGCGGCCCCGGCGAGCGGGGTGAGCAGGCCGGCGGCGAGGCCGAGGCCGCCCAGGGTCTCGGTCAGGCCGGCGACCGCGGCCATGGCCTCGCCGGCCGGGTAGCCGACGGAGGTGAAGAACCCGCCGGTGCCGCTGATGCCGCCGCCGCCGAACCAGCCGAAGAGCTTCTGGGCGCCGTGGGCGGCGACGGCCAGGCCGAGGACCACGCGCAGGAGCAGCAGTCCGGCGTCCAGGCCGGCGGTGGAGGTGGTGGGCGCGGGGGTGGGGGTGGGGGCGGATACGGCCGGTGCCGTGGCCGGGGCCTTCGTCGCGGTGGCGGAGGCGCTGGTCATGGGGGGGTTCCTTCCGGTCGGGGCGGTCCGAGGTGTGGTTCGCGAGCAGCTTGTTCAAATTCGAACCGCCGACCCGACACTAGCCACTGATTCAAATTCGAACAACTCGTGTACCCTGGCGCCATGGACGGAACGAGATGGCTGGACGAGCGCGAGATGCGGGCCTGGAGGAGCTTCCTGGCCGCTTCCGCCCTGGTGAACCGGCACCTCGACCAGCAGCTCAAGGACGATTCAGGACTCTCCCACCCCCAGTACGAGATCCTCGTGCGGCTCGCCGCGGCACCCGGCGGCGAGCTGCGCATGACGGAACTCGCCAACGGGCTGATCAACTCCAAGAGCGGGCTGACCTACCAGGTCACCCAGATGGAGAAGGCCGGACTCGTCCGGCGCCGCAGCTGCCCCTCCGACGTGCGCGGTGTCTTCGCCGTCCTCACCGACGCCGGCCGGGCCCGGCTGGAGGCGGCGGCGCCCGGCCATGTGACGGCCGTACGGCAGGTCCTCGTCGACGTGCTCACCCCCGCTCAGCTCGACGCGCTCGCCGACGGCCTCGGCGAGGTCGGCCGGCGGCTGCGCGAGCTGGGCGGCTGACCCGCCGTCCGCTCGGCCGTTCCTCCCCTGATCCGGCGCCCGGCCGTGGTTGACTTCGAAACCCCGGCCGCGAACGGGGCCGGGGCGCCGCGCCATCTGGGAGGCAGCTTTGAGGATGCTCATCAACTCCGCGGACACCGTAGTCGCCGACGCGCTGCACGGGATGGCGGCCGCACATCCCGAACTCGACGTGGACGCGGAGCGGCGGGTGGTGCTGCGGCGCGACGCCAAGACCGGCGGCCGGGTGGGCCTGGTCTCCGGCGGCGGCTCCGGGCACGAGCCGCTGCACGGCGGGTTCGTGGGGTACGGGATGCTCTCCGCGGCCTGCCCCGGCGAGGTGTTCACCTCCCCGGTGCCCAACCAGATGCTGCACGCGGCGGGCAGCGTGGACGCCGGACAGGGCGTCCTGTTCATCGTCAAGAACTACACCGGCGACGTCCTCAACTTCCAGATGGCGGCCGAGCTCGCCGAAGAGGACGGCTTGCAGGTGGAGAGCGTCCTCGTCAACGACGACGTCGCCGTCACGGACAGCCTGTACACGGCCGGGCGCCGCGGTACGGGCGCCACCCTGTTCGTGGAGAAGATCGCCGGCGCGGCCGCCGAGGAGGGAGCGCCCCTGGACCGGGTCGCGGCCCTCGCCCGGCAGGTCAACGAGAGCTCGCGCAGCTTCGGCGTCGCCCTCAGCGCCTGCACCACCCCCGCCAAGGGCAGCCCCACGTTCCAGCTCCCCGAGGGCGAGCTGGAACTGGGCATCGGCATCCACGGCGAGCCCGGCCGGGAACGGCGGGCCATGATGAGCGCGCGGGAGATCGCGGACGTGGCCGTGGGCGCCGTACTGGACGGCCTCGCCGAGACCGGCGGCCCCGCCGACGGCCCCGTGCTGGCCCTGGTCAACGGCATGGGCGCGACCCCGCTGCTGGAGCTGTACGGGTTCCACGCGGAGGTGGCCCGGGTCCTGGGGGCCCGCGGTGTCCCCGTGGCCCGCGCCCTGGTCGGCAACTACGTCACCTCCCTCGACATGGCGGGCTGTTCGGTGACGCTCTGCCGGGCCGACGAGGAGCTGCTGCGGCTCTGGGACGCCCCGGTGCAGACTCCGGCGCTGCGCTGGGGGCGCTGAGGAGGCAGGACGGAATATGGCGGCCGGAGCACGACCGACGGACCATGACGGACGAAAGGATTCCGGTGCGTGACGCAGAGTTCTTCCGGGGCTGGCTGGAGGCCGCCGCCGCGGCGGTGGAACGGGAGGCGGACCGGCTGACCGAGCTCGACTCCCCCATCGGCGACGCCGACCACGGCACCAACCTGCTGCGGGGCTTCACGGCCGTCCGCGCCGCGCTGGCCGACGCGGACCCCTCGACGGCGCCCGGCGCACTCCTCCAACTGGCCGGCCGTACGCTGATCTCCACGGTCGGCGGCGCCTCCGGCCCCCTGTACGGCACGCTGCTGCGCCGCACGGGCAAGGAGCTCGGGGAGGACGCGGAGGTCTCCGACGCCGCACTGCAGCGGGCCCTGGAGGCCGGGGTGGCCGCGGTGGCCCAGCTGGGCGGGGCGGCGCCGGGCGACAAGACGATGCTGGACGCCCTGACCCCGGCGGTCACGGCACTGGGCACGTCCTACCGGGCGGCCCGGGACGCGGCGGAGGCCGGCGCCCTGGCGACGGTGCCGATACTGGCCCGCAAGGGCCGGGCGAGCTACCTCGGCGAACGCAGCGTCGGCCACCAGGACCCGGGCGCCACCTCCTCCGCCCTGCTCCTGACCGCGCTGGCGGACACGGCGGAGGGGGCGCGGTGACCCCCGTCGGCATCGTCCTGGTCTCGCACAGCGCCCGGGTCGCGGAGTCGGTGGCGCAACTGGCCCAGGGCCTGGCGGCGGGCGGCGCGGTCGCTCCGGTGGCCCCGGCGGGCGGCAGCCCCGACGGCGGCCTCGGCACGAGCGCGGAACTGGTCCTCGCGGCGGCGGCAGCGGTGGACCAGGGGGCCGGGGTGGCGCTGCTGGCGGACCTGGGCAGCTCGGTCCTGACGGTGAAGGCCCTGCTGGAGGACGGGGAACTCCCCCCGAACTCCCGCCTGGTGGACGCCCCGTTCCTGGAGGGCGCGGTGGCGGCGGTCGTGGCGGCGTCGGCGGGCGCCCCGCTGGAGGCGGTGGTGGCGGCCGCCACGGAGGCGTACGGCTACCGCAAGACGTGACGGGGCGCGGGGGTGTGCGGCCGGAGCCGGCACGGCCGGAGCCCACCCCCCGCCCCGGTCGGCTACCGCCCCCGGAGGCTGTCGAACTCCCGCCGCTCCCGCTTGGTGGGCCGCCCGGCCCCCCGGTCCCGGATGCCCACCACGGCGGCCTCCACCGGCGTCGGCACCGGCGGGCTGTTGTCGACGAAGCACTCGGCCGCCACCGGCGCGCCCACCCGCTTGGTCACGGGCCTGCGCACCACGACCACCCGTTCCCGCCCGGCGTGGAAGAGCCGTACCTCGTCGCCCGCCCGCACCTGCTGCGCCGGCTTGGCCCGTTCTCCGTTGACCTTCACGTGCCCCGCCCGGCAGGCGGTCGCCGCGACGGACCGGGTCTTGGTGAGCCGGACCGACCAGATCCAGGCGTCCACCCGCGCGGTACCCGCCTCCAGCGGACCCGGGCCGGCCGCTGCGGCCGTGCTGCTCTTCGTATCAGCCATGCGCCGAGCCTATCGATCCGTCGGCCCGGAACCGGAACGCATTTTGGCGGATACCACAAGGGTCATCGCATCTGCGATAGAGAACGCGCCAAATGAATTGCACATGCGGCCTCAATGCCCCTACCTTGTCGCGCATGCAGTCCTACACCATCGGACAGGCGGCGCGTCTGCTGGGCGTCAGCCCGGACACCGCGCGGCGCTGGGCCGACGCCGGCCGGGTCGCGACCCATCGCGACGAGGCGGGGCGTCGCCTGATCAACGGCCGTGACCTCGCGGCCTTCTCCGTCGAGGTGGGGCAGGGCGCTCACACCGAGGACGGGGAGCCGTACACCTCGGCGCGCAACGCCTTCCCCGGCATCGTCACGGCCGTCACGCTCGGCGACGTGGCCGCCCAGGTCGAGATCCAGGCAGGTCCCCACCGTCTGGTCTCCCTGCTGACCCGCGAGGCCGTCGAGGAGCTCGGACTGGAGGTCGGCATGCAGGCCACCGCCCGCGTGAAGTCGACCAGCGTGCACATCGACCGCACCTGACCCCGGCGCGGCGCGGCCCGCGGCCGCCCCGCCCCCCTGATCCGCCCGCCCGCGCGATCCACGCGATCCACGCACCATCGTTCGTCCCCACCCGCTCCGCCCGTCACGGCGCGGGTCATACCGCGCGGCCCGGCACCCGGCCGGCCGCCGACCCGACCGAGGAGCCCCCTCCCATGCACGCGATCCTGAGCGGCCGCCGTGCGGCCGCCGCCGCGCTGACCGCCGCCCTGCTCGTCCCGCTGTCCGCCTGCGGCGGCAACGGCGACAACGGCGACAAGAAGGACGACGCGGCCGCCGGCCCGTCCGCCTCGGCCCCCGCCCCCGCCGCGGCCAAGCCCGCGAACCTCACCGTGCTCGCCGCCTCCTCCCTCACCGACGTCTTCAAGACGGCCGGCGAGGCGTACGAGAAGTCCCACCCGGGCACCAAGGTGACCTTCTCCTTCGCCGGCTCGCAGGAGCTCGCCGCGCAGGTCAAGCAGGGTTCCCCGGCCGACGCGCTGGTGACCGCCGACACCAAGACGATGGACGGCCTCAAGGCCGACACCAACGGCGCCACGATCATCGCGAAGAACCGCCTGGTCATCGCGGCCGGCAAGGGCAACCCCTTCAAGATCGACGAGCTCAAGGACCTCGCCGACTCCAAGATCAAGGTCGTCCTCGCGGCGCCCGAGGTCCCGGTCGGCCGCTACAGCAAGCAGATCCTCGACGCCCAGAAGATCGAGGTGAAGCCGGTCTCCCAGGAGCCCAACGTCCGCGCCGTCCTGAGCAAGGTCGAGCTCGGTGAGGCCGATGCCGGCCTCGTCTACAAGACCGACTCCGCCAAGTCCGGCGACAAGGTCGTCAGCGTCGACATCCCGGACGACCAGAACGCCGTCGCCTCCTACCCGGCCGCCACGCTCAAGCAGTCGAAGAACGCCGAGGCCGCGGCCGCGTTCGTGGCCTGGCTGAGCACCCCGGAGGCGCAGAAGATCCTCCAGGACGCCGGCTTCCAGAAGCCGTAGGGCTCCGGAGGGGCTGCCCGGTCCGGGGGGACGGGCAGCCCCTCCGGCATACCCCCCGCCAGCCAGCCGCAGCGGCCCGGCCGCCCCGACCAGGAACTCCATGAGCAGACTCCGCACCCGCACCCGGCCCCCCGTGACGCTGGCGCTCCCCGCGCTGGTCGCCGTCGCGTTCCTGCTGCTGCCGCTGATCGGCATCCTCACCCGCACCCAGTGGAGCGAGCTCGCCGGCCATCTGACCAGCCCCGGGGTGACCGAGGCGCTGCGGCTCTCCCTGCTGGTCTCCGCCTGGGCGCTCAGCCTGTCCCTGCTGCTCGGGGTGCCGCTGGCCTGGCTGCTGGCCCGGGTCGAGTTCAAGGGCAAGGCCTTCGTGCGCTCGCTGGTGCTGCTGCCGATGGTGCTGCCGCCGACCGTCGGCGGTGTCGCGCTACTGCTGGGCTTCGGGCGCCGCGGTCTGCTGGGGCCCTGGCTGGAGAGCACCTTCGGCATCACCCTGCCCTTCCACACCTCCGGCGCCGTCGTCGCCGCCACCTTCGTCGCCATGCCCTTCCTGGTGATCAGCCTGGAGGGGGCGCTCGGCGGGCTCAAGCACAGCTACGAGGAGACCGCCGCCTCCCTCGGCGCCCGGCCGGTCCGGGTGTTCTTCACCGTGACCCTGCCCATGGTGGCCCCCGGCCTGATCGCGGGCGCGGCCCTGACCTGGGCCCGGGCGCTGGGCGAGTTCGGCGCGACCATCACCTTCGCCGGGAACCTGCCCGGCACCACCCAGACCCTGCCCCTCCAGGTCTACCTGCTGCTCCAGGACCGCCCCGAGGCGGCCACCTCGGTGTCGCTGCTGCTGCTCGCCATCGCCATGGCCGTCCTCATCGCCCTGCGCGGCCGCTGGACCGGCACCCCGGCCGCCCGCAAGACGGCCGCGGCCGCCCCGGCCTCCGAGGAGCCCCCGGCCGGACCGCCGGGCGCCCCGCCGAAGGGCACCGGGCCGGCCGCCGCGGACGGCGGGCGCTGGCCCCTGCACGCCGAGGTCACCGGCTTCAACCGGCTGACCCTGGACGCCGGACCGGGCACGACCATCGCCGTGGTCGGCGAGAACGGCGCGGGCAAGACCACCCTGCTGCGCGCCCTCCTCGGCCTGACCCCGCGCGCCCACGCCGAACTCCGGCTCGGCGACACCGATGTCACCGCCCTGCCCCCGCACCGCCGTCAGGTCGCCTGGGTCCCGCAGGACGGGGCGTTGTTCCCGCACCTGAGCGCCCTCGCGAACACCGCGTACGGGCTGCGGGCCCGCCGGGTGCCGCGCGCCGAGGCCCGCCGGGAGGCGCAGGCCTGGCTGGACCGGCTGGGCGTCGGGCACCTCGCCCAGCGCAAGCCCGCCCAGCTGTCCGGCGGGCAGGCGCAGCGGGTGGCCCTGGCCCGGGCGCTGGCCGCCCGCCCCAGGCTGCTGCTGCTCGACGAACCGCTCGCGGCCCTCGACCAGACCACCCGGGCGCACGTGCGGCACACCCTGCGCACGCACCTGGCCGGCTTCGGCGGGGTGTGCCTGATCGTCACGCACGACCCGGTCGAGGCGGTGTCGCTGGCCGACCGGGTGCTCGTGCTGGCCGACGGGCGGACCCTCCAGGACGCCCCGCCCTCGGAGGTCACCCGGCATCCGCGCTCGCCGTGGGTGGCCCGGATGCTGGGCCGCAACGCCTGGCCGGGCACCGCCTCCGCCGACGGGCTCGCGCTGGCGGGCGGCGGGCGGCTGGTGGTGGCCGAGCCGCTGCCGGAGGGGGCCGAGGCCCTGGCGATCATCGCCCCGGAGGCGGTGTCCGTGCACCGGGCCCGCCCCGACGGCAGCCCGCGCAACGTCTGGCCGGGCACGATCCGGGAGGTCACCGCGGTCGGCAGCCGGCTGCGCGTGCTCGTGGGCTCAGAGGAGGCCCCCGACCTGGTGGCGGAGATCACCCCGGAGGCGGCGGCCGAACTGGGCGTGGCCGACGGCGCCGCGGTCTGGACGAGCGTGAAGGCCACCGAGGTCACGCTCGTCCGGCTCTAGGCCGGCCGACGGCCCGCGGCTCAGGGCTGCGGCGGGGCCACCGACAGCCAGTCCCGGCCGGGCGCCGCGAAGGCGTCGGCGCCGAAGAGGGTCCGGCCGGTGCGGGGTGCCGCGACGGTCAGCACGCCCTCGGCGCGTCCGGCGGTGAAGCGGGGTGCTCCGAGGGTGATGACGGCCGCGTTCTTCCCGGTGGTGCGGCGGAACTCGGCGAGGCGCTGCGCCAGCAGGGCGGCCTCCTTGCGGTCCAGGGTGTCCGGCGCGTACGGCAGCACGACGGCCAGCGCGGCCGTCCCCGGCTCCCGGGCGGCGGCGTCCAGGGCCTGGCGCAGGGCCCGCATCCGGGCAAGTCCGGCGCCCCGGTCGAGGGTGCGGCGGCCGGTGTCGAGCGGGACGAAGCGCACCCCGCGGTGGAGGAAGGGCGCCCGCTCGGTGCCGGTCAGCACCAGCTCGGTACCGCCCCCGGCCGCGGCCGGGCCGGCCGCGAACCGCCAGGGCCGGGCCGCGGCCTGCGCGGCGGTGCCCACCACGGGGTCGGGCCGGGCGGCGGCGGGGGCGGCGGGGCCGGTGGGCGGGGTGGTGGCGGTGAGGGTGTCCAGCAGCAGCCGGCCGGGGCGGCTGCCGGGGGCGGCCGAGAGGCGGGTGACGCGCAGGGGCTGTTCGGCGCCGGCCGGGACGGGCAGGCGTACCTCCCGCCAGCCGGTCCAGTCGGCGGCGGGCCCGCGCAGGGTCAGGGGCACCCCGTCGGCCCCGGCCAGCTCCACGGCGGGCCGGGCCCCCGAGCCGTCCCCGCCGACCCACAGGGACAGGGCACGGGTCAACTCCGGTACGGGCAGCGGGCGGGGCGGGGTCGCGGCCGCGCCGGAGCGCGCTTCCAGGGCGAGCCCGGGGCCGGGGTGGCCCTCGGCGGGGGCGGCGGGCCCGGTCCAGCCGGCGGCGTCCTCGAAGCCCGCCAGGGGCGCGGCCACCGAGCCGACGCCGAGGGCCAGTTCGGTGGTGGCGCCGGTGGCCTTGACGGTGGCGGTCAGCTTCCCGGCGGCCTGCGGGACGAGGGCCGTGACGGTGAAGCCGCCCCGGCCGTCCTCGGCGACCCGCCAGCGGGTGCGGTCGTAGCTCAGGGTCAGGTCCCGGGGCTCGACGGGTGCGGCGGCGCCCTGGGCGTCGTAGCCGGTCAGGACGAAGCCGGCGCCCTCCCCCCGCCGCTCGACCCCGATCCGCCCGGGCACGGCCCGGAGCCCGGCGAGCGGCCCGAGCACGTCGAGCCGCAGGACCCCCTCGGGAGTCCCGCCGGCTCCGGCCGCGGTCTGCGCGGGCGGGCCCCCGAGGGGGGCGGAGGCCGCTCCCGGCACGGTTGCCCCGGCGGGGCCCCTGCCGGTCCCGTCCCCGGCCGCCGGTGCCCCGCGCGAGGCGCCCGCGGTGGTCGCGGCGGCCGGCCCCGGCCCGGCCGAGACCCGGACCGTGGCCGGGCCCGGGCGGGCGGCGCGGTACACGCCGTCCGGGCCGATCCGGCCCCGGTCGGTGCTCCAGCGCGGGGTCGCGGTGGCCGGGGCGAGCGTGGTGTCGTACGCGGTGGCGGTCAGGGTGCGCGTCAGGCCGGGGAAGAGCCGGGTGGCACCGCCGGCGGGCTCGACGCGGAACCCGGCGAGCGGGCCGGGGCCGGCCGGGGCGGTCAGGACGAGGCCGTTGGGCACGGGGCGCTGGTGGCCGTCGGACGGGGAGTTCTCCAGGGTGAGGGCGGCCGCCCCGGGGTGGGCGGCGAGGAGGGTGGTGGAGCCGCCCCCGTCGAGGTTGAGGGCCTCGTGGGCACCGATCCGGTGCATCAGCGCGCCCAGCGCGGTGAGCGTGAGGCCGCCGCTGTCGCGCTGGCGGCCGTCGACGGTGACCAGGCTCAGGCGCCGGCCGTCGCGCGAGAGCCCGACGGCGGTCCGCGGGGCGGACGCGTCGTTGGCCTCGCCGTCGTGGTTCAGCGGGGTCCCGGCGGCGACCAGGGTCCCGCGCCCGCCGAGCGCCGTCACCGGGGCCGGGCCCGGCGCGGGCAGCGGCCGGGCGGTGACGGCTACCTCGTCCCCCGGGCGCAGGGCGGCGAGCGCGGCCGCCTGGGCGGCGCCCCGGGCCGTCAGCACGGTGGTGCCGGGGGCGGGCCGCGCCGCGCGGGCGGGGCCGGTGGAGACCACCTTGCCGTCGCGCAGCTCGACGGCCTGCCCGGACCCCAGGGCCGGGAGCCGTGTGCCGCCCCAGTCGGCGGTGTAGACGGCGTAGCCCTGCGCGGGCGGCTTGGCGGCGTTGTACCCGGCCAGGGGGTACGCCCGCCCGCCGGGCAGGGTCACCGTCCCGTCGAGGCCGAGGCGCAGCAGGCGGCCGGTCCCGTCCGGGCCGAAGCCGACGGCCGCGCCTCCGCCCGGCCCGGGCGAGGCGGAGTGCAGGAGCCGTCCGGAGCCGATGCCGGGGCCGAGGGGGGCTCCGGTGGCCCGGATGTCGAAGAAGTCGCCGTTGACGGCGGCGACCACGCGCCGCCCGGGTCCGGGGCGGTAACGGGCGGCGGCTTCGGCGAGGGTGACGGGCCCGGTGGCGCCGCCGGTGCCCAGGTACTCGGCGCGTACGCCGCCGCGCGGATCGAGGTCGGCGACCAGCTCGTCGATCCGCAGCCAGCGGTCGGTCTCCAGCCGGTCGTAGGACTCCAGGCGGATGCCGGGGGCGAGCTGCCGGGTGGTGCGGGCGGTCTCGATGCCGTCGCCGGGGCCGCCGGCCGCGGCGGCGTACGCGGGGACGGGGGCCAGCAGAGCGGTGCTCAGCAGGGCGGGCAGCAGCGGACGGAGGCTCATCACCCCGGCAGGATCGCCATACTGTATGACCGTCAGAACGGGGGCGCACCGCGTGGCCCGGCGGGTTCACCTGTTCGCACCCCCTTATGCCGCCGTGTGGAACGGCGGATCCGGGGCCGGTACAGGTTCCTGGCGCTCGGCTCCGTCCGCCGGCCGACCGCGCCGCGGCACGCCAGGGCCCTCGGGCGTACGCCACCGGCTGACGGCGGCCCTCAGCCCGCGGCGGGCCCCGCGGCGGAGGCGGCGTGCGGGACGGCGAACTCGCACCACACGCACTTCCCGCTCCCCCGGGGCTCCACCCCCCAGCCGTCCGCGAGCCGGTCCACCAGCATCAGGCCCCGCCCCGAGACCGCCCAGTCGTCGGCCTCCCGGCGGCGCGGCAGGGCGCTGCTGGAATCCTCGACCTCGACCCGGATCCGGCCCTCGGCGGTC is part of the Streptomyces katrae genome and harbors:
- a CDS encoding DoxX family protein, coding for MTSASATATKAPATAPAVSAPTPTPAPTTSTAGLDAGLLLLRVVLGLAVAAHGAQKLFGWFGGGGISGTGGFFTSVGYPAGEAMAAVAGLTETLGGLGLAAGLLTPLAGAAVTGTMINALAVHGAGAFFAPKGMEYELLLAAAAAALTLTGPGRLALDRLLPLPALRTPRPALGAAALALGVALAAVTLLVRS
- a CDS encoding MarR family winged helix-turn-helix transcriptional regulator gives rise to the protein MDGTRWLDEREMRAWRSFLAASALVNRHLDQQLKDDSGLSHPQYEILVRLAAAPGGELRMTELANGLINSKSGLTYQVTQMEKAGLVRRRSCPSDVRGVFAVLTDAGRARLEAAAPGHVTAVRQVLVDVLTPAQLDALADGLGEVGRRLRELGG
- the dhaK gene encoding dihydroxyacetone kinase subunit DhaK, whose translation is MRMLINSADTVVADALHGMAAAHPELDVDAERRVVLRRDAKTGGRVGLVSGGGSGHEPLHGGFVGYGMLSAACPGEVFTSPVPNQMLHAAGSVDAGQGVLFIVKNYTGDVLNFQMAAELAEEDGLQVESVLVNDDVAVTDSLYTAGRRGTGATLFVEKIAGAAAEEGAPLDRVAALARQVNESSRSFGVALSACTTPAKGSPTFQLPEGELELGIGIHGEPGRERRAMMSAREIADVAVGAVLDGLAETGGPADGPVLALVNGMGATPLLELYGFHAEVARVLGARGVPVARALVGNYVTSLDMAGCSVTLCRADEELLRLWDAPVQTPALRWGR
- the dhaL gene encoding dihydroxyacetone kinase subunit DhaL is translated as MRDAEFFRGWLEAAAAAVEREADRLTELDSPIGDADHGTNLLRGFTAVRAALADADPSTAPGALLQLAGRTLISTVGGASGPLYGTLLRRTGKELGEDAEVSDAALQRALEAGVAAVAQLGGAAPGDKTMLDALTPAVTALGTSYRAARDAAEAGALATVPILARKGRASYLGERSVGHQDPGATSSALLLTALADTAEGAR
- a CDS encoding PTS-dependent dihydroxyacetone kinase phosphotransferase subunit DhaM, whose protein sequence is MTPVGIVLVSHSARVAESVAQLAQGLAAGGAVAPVAPAGGSPDGGLGTSAELVLAAAAAVDQGAGVALLADLGSSVLTVKALLEDGELPPNSRLVDAPFLEGAVAAVVAASAGAPLEAVVAAATEAYGYRKT
- a CDS encoding RNA-binding S4 domain-containing protein; this encodes MADTKSSTAAAAGPGPLEAGTARVDAWIWSVRLTKTRSVAATACRAGHVKVNGERAKPAQQVRAGDEVRLFHAGRERVVVVRRPVTKRVGAPVAAECFVDNSPPVPTPVEAAVVGIRDRGAGRPTKRERREFDSLRGR
- a CDS encoding TOBE domain-containing protein — its product is MQSYTIGQAARLLGVSPDTARRWADAGRVATHRDEAGRRLINGRDLAAFSVEVGQGAHTEDGEPYTSARNAFPGIVTAVTLGDVAAQVEIQAGPHRLVSLLTREAVEELGLEVGMQATARVKSTSVHIDRT
- the modA gene encoding molybdate ABC transporter substrate-binding protein, whose protein sequence is MHAILSGRRAAAAALTAALLVPLSACGGNGDNGDKKDDAAAGPSASAPAPAAAKPANLTVLAASSLTDVFKTAGEAYEKSHPGTKVTFSFAGSQELAAQVKQGSPADALVTADTKTMDGLKADTNGATIIAKNRLVIAAGKGNPFKIDELKDLADSKIKVVLAAPEVPVGRYSKQILDAQKIEVKPVSQEPNVRAVLSKVELGEADAGLVYKTDSAKSGDKVVSVDIPDDQNAVASYPAATLKQSKNAEAAAAFVAWLSTPEAQKILQDAGFQKP
- a CDS encoding ABC transporter permease; translation: MSRLRTRTRPPVTLALPALVAVAFLLLPLIGILTRTQWSELAGHLTSPGVTEALRLSLLVSAWALSLSLLLGVPLAWLLARVEFKGKAFVRSLVLLPMVLPPTVGGVALLLGFGRRGLLGPWLESTFGITLPFHTSGAVVAATFVAMPFLVISLEGALGGLKHSYEETAASLGARPVRVFFTVTLPMVAPGLIAGAALTWARALGEFGATITFAGNLPGTTQTLPLQVYLLLQDRPEAATSVSLLLLAIAMAVLIALRGRWTGTPAARKTAAAAPASEEPPAGPPGAPPKGTGPAAADGGRWPLHAEVTGFNRLTLDAGPGTTIAVVGENGAGKTTLLRALLGLTPRAHAELRLGDTDVTALPPHRRQVAWVPQDGALFPHLSALANTAYGLRARRVPRAEARREAQAWLDRLGVGHLAQRKPAQLSGGQAQRVALARALAARPRLLLLDEPLAALDQTTRAHVRHTLRTHLAGFGGVCLIVTHDPVEAVSLADRVLVLADGRTLQDAPPSEVTRHPRSPWVARMLGRNAWPGTASADGLALAGGGRLVVAEPLPEGAEALAIIAPEAVSVHRARPDGSPRNVWPGTIREVTAVGSRLRVLVGSEEAPDLVAEITPEAAAELGVADGAAVWTSVKATEVTLVRL
- a CDS encoding phosphodiester glycosidase family protein, producing the protein MSLRPLLPALLSTALLAPVPAYAAAAGGPGDGIETARTTRQLAPGIRLESYDRLETDRWLRIDELVADLDPRGGVRAEYLGTGGATGPVTLAEAAARYRPGPGRRVVAAVNGDFFDIRATGAPLGPGIGSGRLLHSASPGPGGGAAVGFGPDGTGRLLRLGLDGTVTLPGGRAYPLAGYNAAKPPAQGYAVYTADWGGTRLPALGSGQAVELRDGKVVSTGPARAARPAPGTTVLTARGAAQAAALAALRPGDEVAVTARPLPAPGPAPVTALGGRGTLVAAGTPLNHDGEANDASAPRTAVGLSRDGRRLSLVTVDGRQRDSGGLTLTALGALMHRIGAHEALNLDGGGSTTLLAAHPGAAALTLENSPSDGHQRPVPNGLVLTAPAGPGPLAGFRVEPAGGATRLFPGLTRTLTATAYDTTLAPATATPRWSTDRGRIGPDGVYRAARPGPATVRVSAGPGPAAATTAGASRGAPAAGDGTGRGPAGATVPGAASAPLGGPPAQTAAGAGGTPEGVLRLDVLGPLAGLRAVPGRIGVERRGEGAGFVLTGYDAQGAAAPVEPRDLTLSYDRTRWRVAEDGRGGFTVTALVPQAAGKLTATVKATGATTELALGVGSVAAPLAGFEDAAGWTGPAAPAEGHPGPGLALEARSGAAATPPRPLPVPELTRALSLWVGGDGSGARPAVELAGADGVPLTLRGPAADWTGWREVRLPVPAGAEQPLRVTRLSAAPGSRPGRLLLDTLTATTPPTGPAAPAAARPDPVVGTAAQAAARPWRFAAGPAAAGGGTELVLTGTERAPFLHRGVRFVPLDTGRRTLDRGAGLARMRALRQALDAAAREPGTAALAVVLPYAPDTLDRKEAALLAQRLAEFRRTTGKNAAVITLGAPRFTAGRAEGVLTVAAPRTGRTLFGADAFAAPGRDWLSVAPPQP